From a region of the Triticum urartu cultivar G1812 unplaced genomic scaffold, Tu2.1 TuUngrouped_contig_6833, whole genome shotgun sequence genome:
- the LOC125531137 gene encoding 40S ribosomal protein S23 — protein MGKTRGMGAGRKLKTHRRNQRWADKAYKKSHLGNEWKKPFAGSSHAKGIVLEKIGIEAKQPNSAIRKCARVQLVKNGKKIAAFVPNDGCLNFIEENDEVLIAGFGRKGHAVGDIPGVRFKVVKVSGVSLLALFKEKKEKPRS, from the exons ATGGG TAAGACACGTGGTATGGGAGCTGGGCGCAAGCTCAAGACCCACCGCAGGAACCAGAGGTGGGCTGACAAGGCATACAAGAAGAGCCACTTGGGTAACGAGTGGAAGAAACCCTTCGCCGGGTCATCTCATGCCAAGGGCATTGTTTTGGAGAAGAT TGGTATTGAGGCCAAGCAGCCTAACTCTGCCATCCGTAAGTGTGCTCGTGTGCAGCTTGTGAAGAACGGAAAGAAGATCGCTGCCTTCGTTCCCAATGATGGTTGCCTGAACTTCATCGAGGAGAAT GACGAGGTGCTGATTGCTGGATTCGGTCGTAAGGGACATGCTGTGGGAGATATTCCCGGTGTTCGGTTCAAGGTCGTTAAGGTGTCTGGTGTGTCTCTGCTTGCCCTCTTCAAGGAAAAGAAGGAGAAGCCCAGGTCTTAG